In the Camelus ferus isolate YT-003-E chromosome 34, BCGSAC_Cfer_1.0, whole genome shotgun sequence genome, one interval contains:
- the LOC106729592 gene encoding serine/arginine repetitive matrix protein 1-like codes for MLRRRRPSASRRPRRPLQRAAAAEAERGARLQLPERRRRRRRRRRRSSGRPATCAAQTLREPQLPPPRQVSCSFQKFSLQHLCSSSSLLRSPFRVPSPLRAPLRSSPPPGPSGRSHSPSVPSGEFLDQVVVPIGRRGGRQPGTTGQRPIRRRRPGAEPGRAEATPRETLPPGKLRRAGTERREALEGPREPRAGKRARQGRPGEARIGKTFSHLCGRPGEGKLIKEVRPRCRLSLDNILQNKATSLMYQVPSVLQLPESRPGSSSHGHDHSLQVSVQNTLHGDKGKVPPSLTASPVPRWTALPIPHMQPTLLGKRSADLFSNKSVLVICTACCEILD; via the exons ATGCTCCGAAGAAGACGTCCCTCCGCTTCTCGGCGCCCTCGGCGCCCTCTCCAGCGAGCCGCCGCGGCAGAGGCGGAACGGGGCGCCCGCCTGCAGCTCCcagagcggcggcggcggcggcggcggcggcggcg CCGCAGCTCCGGACGCCCCGCGACGTGCGCGGCCCAGACGCTCCGAGAGCCGCAGCTGCCGCCTCCCCGGCAGGTTTCCTGTTCCTTTCAGAAGTTTTCTCTCCAACAcctttgctcctcctcctccctcctccgctCCCCCTTCCGCGTCCCCTCCCCGCTCCGCGCGCCGCTGCGATCGTCCCCGCCGCCCGGCCCGAGCGGGCGCTCGCACAGCCCCTCGGTCCCCTCGGGGGAATTTTTGGACCAGGTGGTGGTGCCCATTGGGCgaaggggaggaaggcagcccGGGACGACGGGGCAGAGGCCAAtcaggcggcggcggccgggggcGGAGCCGGGCCGGGCCGAGGCGACGCCGAGGGAGACACTGCCACCCGGGAAGCTGCGGCGCGCGGGGACCGAACGCCGGGAGGCGCTCGAGGGACCGCGGGAGCCCCGAGCCGGGAAGCGGGCGCGGCAGGGCCGCCCTGGAGAGGCTAGAATTGGG AAGACTTTCTCCCACCTTTGTGGAAGACCTGGAGAAGGCAAACTCATCAAAGAAGTACGACCTAG GTGCAGACTGTCTCTGGACAACATACTACAAAACAA GGCAACAAGTCTGATGTACCAAGTACCAAGCGTCCTCCAGTTACCAGAGTCAAGGCCAGGCTCCTCCTCTCATGGACACGACCACTCTTTACAAGTTTCCGTGCAAAACACCCTCCATGGAGACAAAGGAAAAGTTCCACCATCCCTCACTGCCTCACCAGTCCCCAGATGGACAGCTCTGCCCATTCCCCATATGCAACCTACACTCCTCGGGAAGAGATCTGCGGATTTGTTCTCTAACAAATCTGTGTTAGTCATTTGTACAGCCTGCTGTGAAATTTTGGACTAA